A DNA window from Gemmatimonadota bacterium contains the following coding sequences:
- the purH gene encoding bifunctional phosphoribosylaminoimidazolecarboxamide formyltransferase/IMP cyclohydrolase: protein MPRAILSVSDKRGVTELARGLVELGWEVLSTGGTARLLREAGVPVREVSEVTGAPELMEGRVKTLHPAIHAGILARRDRADDLAALEAQGYQPIDLVAVNLYPFARTVAAGAPLDEAMEQVDIGGPTLLRAAAKNHAGVLAVVDPDDYPRVLDALRSGRAGPGLRLELAQKVFAHTAAYDAAIVVYLARTAGSRTDAAPAARTGAPAAGTGGSAAVDEPARFPETLNLRLSKVQDLRYGENPDQAAAFYAEAETPAGALPELRQLQGKELSFNNLLDIDAAVLAVSAWDAAERAACVIVKHNTPCGAALGRDAEEAYQRALAADPVSAFGGIVAFNVPVTGGAAGAMASTFLEVVVAPDFEPHSLEVLGRKRNLRVIALPAALPRAEAEELDYKRVRGGMLVQQRLRMRFPEDTWRVVTRRGPSDAEWRDLRFAWRVAAAVRSNALVLAKEEQTRGIGAGQMSRLDAARIAVIKGRDQGHELHGAALGSDAFFPFRDGVD, encoded by the coding sequence GTGCCCAGGGCGATTCTGAGTGTTTCGGACAAGCGGGGCGTTACCGAGCTGGCGCGCGGGCTGGTCGAACTGGGGTGGGAGGTGCTCTCCACCGGCGGCACCGCGCGCCTGCTGCGGGAAGCCGGCGTCCCGGTGCGCGAGGTGAGCGAGGTGACCGGCGCGCCCGAGCTCATGGAGGGCCGCGTCAAGACCCTGCACCCGGCCATCCACGCCGGGATCCTGGCGCGCCGCGACCGGGCGGATGACCTGGCGGCGCTCGAGGCGCAGGGCTACCAGCCTATCGACCTGGTGGCTGTCAACCTGTACCCCTTTGCCCGAACGGTTGCGGCCGGCGCGCCGCTGGACGAGGCCATGGAGCAGGTCGACATCGGCGGGCCGACCCTGCTCCGGGCCGCGGCCAAGAACCACGCCGGCGTGCTCGCGGTAGTGGATCCGGACGACTACCCCAGGGTGCTGGACGCGCTGCGCAGCGGGCGAGCGGGACCGGGGCTGCGCCTGGAGCTGGCGCAGAAGGTGTTCGCCCATACGGCAGCGTACGACGCGGCCATCGTCGTCTATCTCGCGCGCACCGCTGGCAGCAGGACGGATGCCGCGCCGGCCGCACGCACGGGGGCTCCGGCGGCCGGAACGGGCGGTTCCGCGGCCGTGGACGAGCCGGCCCGGTTCCCCGAGACGCTCAACTTGCGACTGTCCAAGGTGCAGGACCTGCGCTACGGCGAGAACCCGGACCAGGCCGCCGCCTTCTACGCCGAGGCGGAAACGCCGGCCGGCGCACTGCCAGAGCTGCGGCAGCTCCAGGGGAAGGAGCTGTCCTTCAACAACCTGCTGGACATCGACGCGGCTGTTCTTGCCGTTTCTGCCTGGGACGCGGCCGAACGGGCTGCCTGCGTCATTGTCAAGCACAACACGCCCTGCGGCGCCGCACTCGGCCGCGACGCGGAGGAAGCATATCAGCGCGCGCTAGCCGCCGACCCCGTATCCGCCTTCGGCGGCATTGTCGCCTTCAACGTCCCGGTCACGGGCGGTGCAGCCGGGGCGATGGCCAGCACCTTCCTGGAAGTGGTTGTCGCGCCGGACTTCGAGCCCCATTCCCTGGAAGTGCTGGGACGCAAGCGCAACCTGCGCGTGATTGCGTTGCCGGCTGCGCTGCCGCGCGCAGAGGCGGAAGAACTGGACTACAAGCGCGTGCGCGGCGGGATGCTCGTGCAGCAGCGCCTGCGCATGAGGTTCCCCGAGGACACCTGGCGCGTGGTCACCAGGCGAGGACCCAGCGACGCCGAGTGGCGTGACCTGCGCTTCGCCTGGAGAGTTGCCGCGGCGGTCAGGTCCAACGCCCTTGTCCTCGCCAAGGAGGAGCAGACCCGGGGCATTGGCGCGGGGCAGATGAG